Proteins encoded together in one Sulfuricurvum sp. window:
- a CDS encoding LemA family protein, whose protein sequence is MGKYFVGIVIFGVIFYIISIFNRLVVTKNRYINAFSQIDVQLKRRYDLIPSLVEVAKRYMEHEQSTLERVIAARNGASKQLREAHNNPADPTAIRQMSEAENTLRGAISHFSMVMENYPQIKADTTMQNLQEELATTENKIAFARQFYNDSVMEYNIYRQSFPQTLFATLFGHTSDAAMIEFEDAKEIQNPPKMAF, encoded by the coding sequence ATGGGAAAATACTTTGTCGGGATAGTTATTTTCGGGGTAATTTTTTATATTATTTCGATTTTTAACCGTCTCGTTGTTACCAAGAACCGATACATCAATGCCTTTTCCCAAATCGATGTACAGCTCAAACGCCGCTACGATCTGATCCCTTCCTTGGTCGAAGTGGCAAAACGGTACATGGAGCACGAACAGAGTACCCTTGAACGGGTAATTGCCGCACGTAACGGAGCATCAAAACAATTGCGTGAAGCGCATAATAACCCTGCCGATCCTACTGCCATCCGCCAAATGTCTGAAGCCGAAAACACACTTCGCGGTGCAATTTCGCATTTTAGTATGGTGATGGAAAATTATCCTCAGATCAAAGCCGATACGACGATGCAAAACCTCCAAGAAGAGCTTGCCACCACCGAAAACAAAATCGCCTTCGCCCGACAGTTTTATAATGATTCGGTCATGGAATACAATATCTATCGTCAATCTTTTCCGCAAACCCTGTTTGCCACCCTATTCGGACATACGAGTGATGCTGCCATGATCGAGTTTGAGGATGCGAAAGAGATTCAGAATCCTCCAAAAATGGCATTTTAG